The DNA sequence TTCCTAATCTATCTGCGCACAGATCCGCAATTCTATGCCGCGTCGGCCGAAGAGCTGATGGCGGCGGCAGAGGAGATTTCCGGTCGGCTGCGCGCCATGTTGCCCGACTATTTCGGCACGCTGCCGCAGCTCGATTTTGAGGTTCAGCCGGTGCCGGATGCCATTGCGCCGGGTTATACGACTGGCCGCTATGTGTCAGGCGATCCGGAAGAAGGGCGTCTCGGCATCTATCTGGTGAACACTTACGCGCTGGACCAGCGTCCGCTCTACGAACTGCCCGCCCTGTCGGCACATGAGGCCGTGCCCGGTCATCACCTCCAGATCACGCTCGCTCAGGAAATGAGCGACCAGCCGGATTTCCGGAAGCACTACTATGCCACCGCCTTCGGGGAAGGGTGGGGGCTCTATGCCGAACGCATCGCAGGTGAGGCCGGCATCTACGAGACGCCTTATGAGCGGTTCGGCGCATTGTCCTACGAGATGTGGCGCGCCTGCCGGTTGGTCGCTGATACAGGCCTGCACTGGTATGGCTGGACCCGCGCCCGGGCCGAGGCCTGTTTTGTCGAGAATTCCGCCCTGGCGCCGCTGAACATCCAGACCGAAGTGACCCGTTATATCGGCTGGCCGGGACAGGCTGTGGCCTACAAGGTGGGCGAGTTGAAAATCCGCGAACTGCGCGCACGCGCCGAGCAGGCGCTGGGCGACCGGTTCGACATTCGAGATTTCCATGATGCGGTGCTTGAAAACGGTGCGGTGCCACTCGATGTGCTGGACGCCCGGATCGATGCCTGGATCAGCCAGGCGGACACCGGCCCGACCCCGTTTTCCGTATTGAGTGATTGATCCTGAATGACCCTGACCATTATCGAGACCGGCCTCGTTCCGGAGCCGATCCGCGCCGATTTCGCCGACTATCCGGACATGTTCCGGCAGCTGATCTCTCCCGAAGCGCCGGATCTGGCATTCGAGACCGTCTCGGTCATCAAGGGCGACGCCTTGCCGGAAGCGGCATCCCTGGATGCCATCCTGATCACCGGGTCACCGGCTGGGGTGTATGATGATGAACCGTGGATTGCGCCCCTGATGCAGTTCATTCGGGACGCGGCAGCTGCCGGAATCCCCATGGTCGGCATCTGTTTTGGCCATCAGGTCATGGCCGAGGCTCTGGGCGGCAAGGTGGAGAAATCCGACAAGGGCTGGGGCATCGGGCGCCACACCTATGATGTGCGCACTTGTCCGGACTGGATGAACGGGGATTGCCCGGACAGGATTTCCGTACCGGTCAGCCATCAGGACCAGGTCGTGGCGCTGCCGCCCGGCGCGCATGTGCTGGCGCGGTCGGACTTTGCGCCCTATGCGGCGCTGGATTATGGCAAGACGCCGGCGATTTCCTTCCAGTGCCACCCGGAATTCAACGCCGACTATTCGGCCGCGCTGTACACGATCCGGAAGGGGCGTCCCCTGTCGGAGACGGCGGTGGACATGGCGATCCAGAGCCTGGAAGAGCCGCTCGACAATCAGCGGCTCGGCGCCTGGATCGCCCGGTTCATTTCAACACGGCGCTAGCCGAAACGGTAGCGGGCACCGATCGAGAACAGGTTCTGCTGGTTCTCGATGTCCAGCGTGCCGGGGAACAGGTCATTGTTGACCTCGATATCCTCGGTCGCGCGATAGGCATATTCGCCGTAGACTTCCCAGGTATCCGTCACCAGCCAGGTCAGGCCGGCCTTCACCTGATAGGCAAACTTGGTTTCGCCATCATCGATCACGCCGACGCCGGACGGATTGTATTTGACGTCCACATCCGAGAACCCGATGCCGGCCCCGGCATAGGGCTGAACCGTGCCGGCACGGTTAAAGTCATAGTAAACATTGGCGAACAGCGACGTGCTGGACAGGTCGCCCCGTCCGTCAGCCACAACGTCTGCGACGGTGGCGCCAAGCGGTGTCGGGCTGCCGGCGATCGACGCGGCGTCCAGAGCGTCGATGCTGCCGCCGCCCAGAGTCACGCCGGAATGTGTTTCCACGTCGACGCTGGTGAAGGAAACTTCCACGCCGCTGCGGAATCCATTGCCGTATCTGGCGCCGACTTCCGCGCTGAAGCCCGTGCCATTGTCGAATTCGGTGTTCCAGCCATACGGCGTTCCCGCCGCGACATCGAGCGTGGTGCCGTCTCCGAGGTTGCCGGTCGTGAAGGCGCCGGTCGTGCCGGAATTGTCGCTGTCGGACTGGTCGACATAGCTGACGGAGCCGCCAGCATACCAATCCTGCGCCATTGCCGGCGTGGCAAACAAGGCGACGGCCGCAACCGAGAGAGTGAAGCATGCATATTTCATGGAGGGGTCCTTCCTGTGTGACATGGTTGCTGTCATCAGGGGTACGGACGGGGCCACGAATTGGATGATTAACAAAGGGTCATGTTTTCCGGCCTATGGCGCGTAGCATGCATGGCCTATTCGAAATGACACACATTTTGTGTAGGGACGCACAAAGCCTGGAGATGCAAGACTCATGATGCCCAAACCGCTGGCTGACATTCAGCCGAACACGCTGGAATTCGAAATCCTTCCGCTGGTGAAGCCAACCGGCTTTCGCGAATATGATGCCCGCTGGTGGTTCAATGGCATCGGCAAGGAAAAGGCTCCGGAACTGAACCTGACCGGCGTCCAGGCGCTGGGCCTCGGCATGGCAACCCTGTTCCACGAGCTTGGCGTCGAACCCAAAGTGGTCACCGGCCATGATTTCCGCTCGATCAGCCAACCCATCAAGAACGCGCTGATCCTCGGCCTCGTGCAGGGCGGATGCGAAGTTCTCGATGTCGGCCTCGCGCTGTCCCCCATGGTCTATTGGAGCCAGTTCGAACTGGATGTGCCATGCTGCGCCATGGTCACGGCCAGCCACAATGAAAATGGCTGGACGGGCGTGAAAATGGGCGCCAACCGGCCGCTGACCTTCGGGCCGGACGAAATGGGACGCCTGAAGGAAATCGTCATGGGCGGCGACTTCCAGCCGCGGGCAGGGGGCGCACATCACCGCGTGGACGGCCTGCGGGAAAAATACATCAAGGCCGTGGTGGGCGACACGAAACTGTCGCGCCCTCTGAAAGTCATTGCGGCCTGCGGAAACGGCACGGCTGGCGCCTTTGCCCCGGACGCCCTGCGCATGATGGGCGCAGACGTCATCGAGATGGATTGCAATCTCGACATGACCTTCCCGAAATACAATCCGAATCCGGAAGACTCCAAGATGCTGCACGCGATGGCCGACATGCTGCGCGAGACTGGTGCCGACGTGGCGCTCGGCTTTGACGGTGACGGGGATCGCTGCGGCGTGGTCGACAATACGGGCGAGGAAATCTTCGCTGACAAGATTGGCCTGATGCTGGCGCGGGACCTGTCGAAGATCTATCCAAATGCGAAATTTGTAGTCGATGTGAAGTCGACCGGTCTCTACAAGACAGACCCGGTCCTGCAGGAAAACGGCGCAACGGTCGACTATTACAAGACCGGTCACTCCTATATCAAACGTCGTACAACGGAACTCGGCGCACTGGCGGGCTTTGAAAAGTCCGGCCACTTCTTCTTCCGGGACCCGATCGGGCTGGGCTATGATGATGGCCTGGTGGCCGCCAAGGCGGTGCTGGAGATGCTGGATCGTAATCCTGGAAAGACCATGGCGGACCTGAAGGGGGAACTGGGCGTTGCCTACACCTCGCTCACCATGTCGCCGCATTGTGATGACGAAACCAAATACGGTATCGTCGACAAGATGGTCGAGGAATACAAGGGCCTGAACGGCACGGAAATCCTTGGACGGAAGGTCGTTGATGTGAACACGGTCAACGGCGCCCGCGTGACCCTGGAAGACGGATCATGGGTGCTGGTGCGTGCCTCTTCGAACAAGCCGGAGCTCGTGGTCGTGGTCGAATCCATGACCAGTGAGGACGACATGCGCGATCTCTTCCACAAGGAAGTGAAACCGCGCCTCGGCAAGCATCCGGAAGTCGGCGCCTACAATCAGGAAATCTGATCAGGTATTGGCAGGCGGAGTTTCCGGTCCGTACCCGTCCATTTCGGCGTTGTCCTTTTCGGCGGCACGCTGGAAGGCGGGGCGGGCCATGCCGCGCGCGATATAGTCTTTCAAGGCGGGGGTTTCCGGGATGGTGCCGAACTGCACGCCCCACGCAATCTGCGAACCGACATAGATGTCGGCTGCGGTAAACCGCTCACCGCAGATATAGGGCCGGTCATCGACGACCGTGGCCAGCGTGGCGAGCGTGCGGTCGAAATCGCCATATCCTGCCATGCCGGAATGTTCCGAGGTCACTTCAAAGCCCATGGCCTTGTTCGTGCTGGCCTGTTCCCAGGGCCCGGCGGCAAAGAACATCCAGCGATAATAATCGGCGCGTTCCTCCGGCAGGGGCGCCAGTTGTGCATCCGGAAAGGCCTCGGCGAGATAGGTGCAGATCGCCCCGCACTCTGTCACGGTCTTTCCCTTATGGACGATGGCGGGCACTTTCATCATCGGATTGATGGCCTTGTAGTCATCCGACTGCATCTCCGGCCCGTAGCGCAGCAGCACGGTGTCATAATCCGCGCCGGTCTCCTCCAGCATCCAGCGGGCAATACGGCCACGAGACATCGGATTCGTGTAGAAGGTCAGATCGGTCATGTGCGCCATGCGCCCCCTTGGTTGTTCACGTTTTGATCTTGCGCCTGGCCTCTGCGTCCGTCAACCGGATTTCCGGGACTTTTTTTGTCGGCCAGTCAGGTGCCAGAGCACCCGCCCCCTTGACCGATTGGCACAAAAATCGCACCCCTCGCGGCCAATCCGGATGGTTAGATTGTAGTGAGGGAAACTCATGCGCGTTGCGATGATTGGGACAGGCTATGTCGGCCTTGTGAGCGGGGCCTGTTTTGCCGATTTCGGGCACGTCGTGACGTGTGTCGACAAGGACGCCTCCAAGATCGAGAAGCTCGAGGCCGGCATCATGCCGATCTACGAGCCGGGCCTCGACAGCCTGGTTGAGAAAAACGTCAAGGAAGAGCGCCTGTTCTTCACGACCGAGGCGAAGGACGCGATCCGCGATGCCGATGCGGTGTTCATCGCCGTGGGCACGCCGTCCCGCCGGGGCGATGGCCATGCAGACCTCTCTTATGTCTACGCTGCCGCGGAAGAGATCGCCGAATTGATGGATGGCTTTACGGTCATCGTCACCAAATCCACCGTTCCGGTTGGCACCGGGGACGAAGTGGAAGAGATCATTCGCAAGAAGCGGCCCGATGGCGATTTCGCCGTTGTGTCCAATCCCGAATTCCTGCGTGAAGGCGCCGCCATCAAGGATTTCAAGATTCCGGACCGGGTCGTGGTCGGCACGGATGATGAGCGCGCGCGCGAAGTGATGCGCGAACTGTATCGCCCGCTCTTCCTGAACGAGACGCCCATCCTGTTCACGGCGCGCCGGACGTCGGAACTGATCAAATATGCGGCCAATGCCTTCCTCGCCGTGAAGATCACCTTCATCAACGAGATGGCGGATCTCTGCGAGAAGGTCGGCGCGAATGTCCAGGAAGTGTCCCGCGGCATCGGCCTTGACGGCCGGATCGGCAAGAAATTCCTGAACGCAGGCCCCGGCTATGGCGGCTCGTGCTTTCCGAAGGATACGCTGGCGCTGACCAAGACGGCAAACGACTACAATTCTCCCGTCCGCATCGTCGACACCGTGGTCGAGGTCAATGCGGCCCGCAAGAAGGCGATGGCCGACAAGGTGATCCAGGCCATGGGCGGCGACGTGAAGGGCAAGACGATCGGTGTGCTGGGCCTGGCCTTCAAGCAGAACACCGACGACATGCGCGATGCGCCGAGCCTGGACATCATTCCGGCGCTTCAGGCGGCTGGCGCGACCATCCGTGCCTTCGATCCGGAAGCGATGGAGGAAGCGGCGCACCTGCTCAGCGACATTGAATTCGCCAAGAACGCCTATGACGCCGTGCAGGATGCCGATGCCATGGTGATCGTGACCGAGTGGGACCAGTTCCGCGCGCTGGACCTCGACCGGATCAAGGACGCCCTCAATTCAAACATTGTGGTTGACCTCCGGAACATCTATTCACCTGAGGACATGGCGGGCCGCGGATTCCAGTATACCTCCATCGGCCGCCCGACGATCTGAGACGCCAGGAAAACAGGACGCTAAAACATGAAATTCTTCGTAGATACCGCGGATACGGGTGACATTGCCGAGCTGGCTGCCACCGGCCTGATCGACGGGGTCACCACGAACCCGTCGCTGGTTGCCAAGTCCGGTCGCCCCTTTGCCGAAGTCATCAAGGAAATCTGTGACATTGTTTCCGGACCGGTCAGCGCCGAAGTGGTCGCCACCGATTATGACGGGATGATCAGCGAAGGCCGCAAATTGGCGAAGATCGCTGACAACGTTGCCGTGAAGCTGCCGCTGACCCTCGACGGCCTCAAGGCCTGCCGCACCCTGTCGGACGACGGCACCATGGTGAATGTGACGCTCTGCTTCTCGGCCAATCAGGCCCTGCTGGCTGCCAAGGCCGGCGCCACTTTCATCTCGCCCTTCATCGGCCGCCTCGACGACATCAATGTCGACGGCATGGAACTGATCAGCGACATTCGCCAGATCTATGACAATTACCTGTTCGACACGGAAATCCTCGCCGCGTCGATCCGCACGGCCAATCATGTGAAACTGTCGGCTCTGGCAGGCGCAGACGTCGCCACGATGCCCCCCGCGGTCATCAAGGGCCTGGTCAAGCATCCGCTGACTGACAAGGGTCTGGAGGCCTTCCTCGCGGACGCTGAAAAGGCCGGCATCAAGGTCTGATTGCCATGACGCAGGCTGACGGTCCGCAAGGGCGGGTTCTCATCATCGCCGGATCCGATTCCGGCGGCGGTGCGGGCATACAGGCCGATATCAAGGCCGTCAGCATGCTTGGCGGCTATGCCATGACCGCCATTACGGCAATCACCGTACAGAACACGCACGGCGTGCAGGGCGTCTGGCCTGTGCCGGTCGAGGCGGTGGTCGGCCAGATGCAGGTCACCCTGTCCGACATTGGTGGGGATGCCATCAAGACCGGCATGCTCGGTACGGCCCCACTGGTCGAAGCGGTGGCGGAATGCCTGTCCGCGCATGCGCATCTGGTGCCACGTGTCATCGATCCGGTGATGGTGGCCACGTCCGGTGACCGGTTGGTGGATGCAAAGGCCGTCGAAGCGATCCGGTCGGAACTTGTGCCTGGCGCGCGCCTTGTGACGCCGAATGCGCCGGAGGCGGAAGTCCTGACCGGCAAGGCGGTCGAAACCGTCAGCGGACAGCGACGGGCGGCGGAAGCCCTGCTTGAACTCGGCGCCAATGGCGCACTGGTCAAGGGCGGTCATATTGGCGGAAGCGTCATCACCGACGTTCTGCAAACCACGACCGGTGAATGGATTTTCGAAAGCCCTCGCATCGAGACGCGTTCGACGCATGGAACAGGGTGTACGCTGGCCTCGGCCATTGCAGCCCTGCTCGCACAGGGGGTCAGTGTTCCGGACTCGGTTGAACAGGCGCGGGACTATCTGTTGCAGGCCATCCGCGAAGCCAAGGGCTTTGGGGGCGGTCACGGGCCGGTGCATCATGGCTGGGTGCTGGACGCCGAATAGGGCCGCTCAACAACCCTTCA is a window from the Hyphomonas sp. genome containing:
- a CDS encoding type 1 glutamine amidotransferase — its product is MTLTIIETGLVPEPIRADFADYPDMFRQLISPEAPDLAFETVSVIKGDALPEAASLDAILITGSPAGVYDDEPWIAPLMQFIRDAAAAGIPMVGICFGHQVMAEALGGKVEKSDKGWGIGRHTYDVRTCPDWMNGDCPDRISVPVSHQDQVVALPPGAHVLARSDFAPYAALDYGKTPAISFQCHPEFNADYSAALYTIRKGRPLSETAVDMAIQSLEEPLDNQRLGAWIARFISTRR
- a CDS encoding porin family protein; amino-acid sequence: MKYACFTLSVAAVALFATPAMAQDWYAGGSVSYVDQSDSDNSGTTGAFTTGNLGDGTTLDVAAGTPYGWNTEFDNGTGFSAEVGARYGNGFRSGVEVSFTSVDVETHSGVTLGGGSIDALDAASIAGSPTPLGATVADVVADGRGDLSSTSLFANVYYDFNRAGTVQPYAGAGIGFSDVDVKYNPSGVGVIDDGETKFAYQVKAGLTWLVTDTWEVYGEYAYRATEDIEVNNDLFPGTLDIENQQNLFSIGARYRFG
- a CDS encoding phosphomannomutase/phosphoglucomutase, which codes for MPKPLADIQPNTLEFEILPLVKPTGFREYDARWWFNGIGKEKAPELNLTGVQALGLGMATLFHELGVEPKVVTGHDFRSISQPIKNALILGLVQGGCEVLDVGLALSPMVYWSQFELDVPCCAMVTASHNENGWTGVKMGANRPLTFGPDEMGRLKEIVMGGDFQPRAGGAHHRVDGLREKYIKAVVGDTKLSRPLKVIAACGNGTAGAFAPDALRMMGADVIEMDCNLDMTFPKYNPNPEDSKMLHAMADMLRETGADVALGFDGDGDRCGVVDNTGEEIFADKIGLMLARDLSKIYPNAKFVVDVKSTGLYKTDPVLQENGATVDYYKTGHSYIKRRTTELGALAGFEKSGHFFFRDPIGLGYDDGLVAAKAVLEMLDRNPGKTMADLKGELGVAYTSLTMSPHCDDETKYGIVDKMVEEYKGLNGTEILGRKVVDVNTVNGARVTLEDGSWVLVRASSNKPELVVVVESMTSEDDMRDLFHKEVKPRLGKHPEVGAYNQEI
- a CDS encoding glutathione S-transferase family protein — encoded protein: MTDLTFYTNPMSRGRIARWMLEETGADYDTVLLRYGPEMQSDDYKAINPMMKVPAIVHKGKTVTECGAICTYLAEAFPDAQLAPLPEERADYYRWMFFAAGPWEQASTNKAMGFEVTSEHSGMAGYGDFDRTLATLATVVDDRPYICGERFTAADIYVGSQIAWGVQFGTIPETPALKDYIARGMARPAFQRAAEKDNAEMDGYGPETPPANT
- a CDS encoding UDP-glucose/GDP-mannose dehydrogenase family protein, giving the protein MRVAMIGTGYVGLVSGACFADFGHVVTCVDKDASKIEKLEAGIMPIYEPGLDSLVEKNVKEERLFFTTEAKDAIRDADAVFIAVGTPSRRGDGHADLSYVYAAAEEIAELMDGFTVIVTKSTVPVGTGDEVEEIIRKKRPDGDFAVVSNPEFLREGAAIKDFKIPDRVVVGTDDERAREVMRELYRPLFLNETPILFTARRTSELIKYAANAFLAVKITFINEMADLCEKVGANVQEVSRGIGLDGRIGKKFLNAGPGYGGSCFPKDTLALTKTANDYNSPVRIVDTVVEVNAARKKAMADKVIQAMGGDVKGKTIGVLGLAFKQNTDDMRDAPSLDIIPALQAAGATIRAFDPEAMEEAAHLLSDIEFAKNAYDAVQDADAMVIVTEWDQFRALDLDRIKDALNSNIVVDLRNIYSPEDMAGRGFQYTSIGRPTI
- the fsa gene encoding fructose-6-phosphate aldolase; protein product: MKFFVDTADTGDIAELAATGLIDGVTTNPSLVAKSGRPFAEVIKEICDIVSGPVSAEVVATDYDGMISEGRKLAKIADNVAVKLPLTLDGLKACRTLSDDGTMVNVTLCFSANQALLAAKAGATFISPFIGRLDDINVDGMELISDIRQIYDNYLFDTEILAASIRTANHVKLSALAGADVATMPPAVIKGLVKHPLTDKGLEAFLADAEKAGIKV
- the thiD gene encoding bifunctional hydroxymethylpyrimidine kinase/phosphomethylpyrimidine kinase, with product MTQADGPQGRVLIIAGSDSGGGAGIQADIKAVSMLGGYAMTAITAITVQNTHGVQGVWPVPVEAVVGQMQVTLSDIGGDAIKTGMLGTAPLVEAVAECLSAHAHLVPRVIDPVMVATSGDRLVDAKAVEAIRSELVPGARLVTPNAPEAEVLTGKAVETVSGQRRAAEALLELGANGALVKGGHIGGSVITDVLQTTTGEWIFESPRIETRSTHGTGCTLASAIAALLAQGVSVPDSVEQARDYLLQAIREAKGFGGGHGPVHHGWVLDAE